The genomic stretch AAGGACAAGTTCATGGAGAAGCTGGGGCCCTTCTTCAACTACGTTCAGCCAACATGGCCGATTCTGCTGACGAGCATCCCGGGATGGACCGGGATCCTCCTCATCCTCATAATGTCCTTCTCCTTCACGCTCGCCACGCACTCCTTCCGGAGGAGCGTCGTGAAGCTGCCGTCACCGCTGCACCACCTGGCCGGCTTCAACGCCTTCTGGTATGCCCACCACCTGCTGGTGATCGCCTATGTCCTCCTGGTGATGCACTCATACTTCATATTCCTCACCAAGCAGTGGTACAAGAGAACGGTACGTATTATTTTTGTTcagtattatttgatatatatatatatatatatatgtgtgaccAACAAGCTTGAATTGGAATCCCAATTTAATTTGCTTGCCTTTTCAGACATGGATGTACTTGGCAGTCCCTGTCATCTTCTATGCCTCTGAGAGAAGTATCAGAAAAATTCGTGAGAGAAGCTATCGCGTGAGCATCATAAAGGTAAAGTGATATATATGGTCCCTTTTCAGTTTGTTTGCTGtcttaatataaataaatttcTCCTTATATTACTTCTGCAAGCGGACTTCTATtattaatttatatatatatatttatgtgtCACACAGGCAGCAATTTACCCTGGAAACGTGCTCTCAATTTACATGAAGAAGCCACCAAGCTTCAAGTACAAAAGTGGGATGTACCTGTTTGTAAAATGCCCAGACGTTTCACCTTTTGAATGGTACCAAGGCCCGCAGCATTGTCATTTTCAAGTCAGCATGATGACACTCCTAAAGAACTAAACTGTCCTAATAAGATTCGTCCATATCTCTGCAATGCAGGCACCCCTTCTCTATCACTTCGGCTCCTGGAGATGACTACTTGAGCGTTCATATCCGTACATTAGGTGATTGGACATCAGAACTCAGGAATCTATTTGGGAAGGTCAGTTGACCGAGCACTTCAGAAAGGGGAAAAAAATCTGGAGCCTATTTCCTCATAGTAAGTTTGACATGAAAAATATGTTTCATGCAGGCTTGTGAAGCAGAAGTAACTTCTAAGAAGGCTACACTAGCTAGACTTGAAACAACTGTTGTGGCACATGGTCTGGCAGAGGACACTAGGTGATTGATTGCCTCATCTGTTTCATATATATGCTGTCTGGCTGTAGAATGTTTTCCTGAGTACATTTGGTAACACTACAACACTACGGTGAGAGAGTTATCACAAAGTGGCACTTTAATCAACACTCAACAGGTTGACAAGGCTTTAATTTGACTGGGAAGTTTGTCATAAGACGTCAcctattttcttttttaaaaaagctATATGCTTAGTTCAATCTGACTTGGCTTTATTCATTTAGGTTTCCTAAAGTCTTCATAGACGGCCCTTATGGTGCACCGGCTCAAAACTACCGGAAATATGACATTCTTTTGCTTATCGGGCTCGGGATTGGTGCAACTCCTTTCATCAGCATACTGAAGGATCTCCTCAACAACATAAAGTCCAACCAGGTAAAACTGTGCTGAGCTCTTGCAAATCTTTTCCAAATGGACAGCAAAAATGTTCAGTTCAGTTGCATTGAAACAGGAGATGGAGAGCACGCATGACACGGAGTTAGGTTGCAGCTTCAAGACGAATGGGCCAGGAAGAGCCTACTTCTACTGGGTTACCAGAGAGCAAGGCTCCTTCGAGTGGTTCAAAAGTGTCATGAACGAAGTTGCCGAGAGTGATCGTGATGTACTTACTGATCTGATGCTCACAACTAATTAATACATCCCTCCATTCCTAACTGGCTAATTATTACCAGAAAATTCAGAGTGATACATCCTCCTCGTTCTATCTATGCATACAGGATGTGATAGAGATGCACAATTACCTGACCAGCGTGTACGAAGAAGGCGACGCGAGGTCAGCCCTGATTGCCATGGTCCAGTCACTTCAACATGCCAAGAACGGCGTGGATATTGTCTCAGGCAGCAAGGTGAAAGAAAGAAACAAGCATCTCCTTTCATTTCCTCTGTCTCTCTTATCTGCACAAAATTCAGATATGCTGTACCTGTTTCCAGTTCTGAGTGACCTTTGGATTTGCAGATTCGAACGCATTTTGCAAGGCCAAACTGGAGAAAAGTCTTCTCTGATCTGGCCAGTGCTCACAAGAACTCACGGATAGGTGAGTTTAATATATGATACTAAAATCAGAGAACCCACCTTgttttgatgatgaagaagataaGAAAATCGACCGACGTACATAGCTAATGCacaaatatttattaagaaaTTGATCTTGGCACGCAGGTGTCTTCTACTGTGGATCTCCAACACTTACGAAGACCCTAAGAGATCTTTCAATAGAGTTCAGCAGTACCACGACGACCCGATTCCATTTCCACAAAGAGAATTTCTAAGAAGCCATAGGGTTCAGCATAGGAAGCTCCATGTAGGAAAATGATAATTGTAATGTAATTCTTCTGTAGCCTAGCAATGTCTTTAGTTGAATGACGAGTTGGGACTGTTTCAATACGGACCCCAAGACCTGAGTTCGCGTTCAGTTCGACTAGCTAGGATGTAGATGATTCTTTCTGCTTTTTTATAATTAAACTGTCATAGATATTCTCCATTTTAAGGaacaattttctttttttttctgaaaggaAACTTTTATAACACCATTCCTTTT from Sorghum bicolor cultivar BTx623 chromosome 3, Sorghum_bicolor_NCBIv3, whole genome shotgun sequence encodes the following:
- the LOC8069612 gene encoding putative respiratory burst oxidase homolog protein H — translated: MASSAGYAGGDTGGLGDGEPPPPVPPQMRKQPSRIASGMRRLASKVSSAVPEMRGHKHTHSGAQSGLRGLRFLDKTSAGKDGWKTVEKRFDEMSTDGRLQRENFAKCIGMADSKEFASEVFVALSRRRHINPDDGVTKEQLKEFWEEMTDQNFDSRLRIFFDMCDKNGDGKLTEDEVKEIMVLSASANKLAKLKKHAGTYASLIMEELDPDHRGYIEIWQLETLLRGMVSASGPPDKMNMASQSLTRTMVPSSHRSPLQRRMNMAVDFVHENWKRIWVISLWGALNIALFVFKFIQYRRRAVFEVMGYCVCIAKGAAETLKLNMALILLPVCRNTLTRLRSTALSKVVPFDDNINFHKVIALTIAIGAATHTLSHVLCDFPRLVSCPKDKFMEKLGPFFNYVQPTWPILLTSIPGWTGILLILIMSFSFTLATHSFRRSVVKLPSPLHHLAGFNAFWYAHHLLVIAYVLLVMHSYFIFLTKQWYKRTTWMYLAVPVIFYASERSIRKIRERSYRVSIIKAAIYPGNVLSIYMKKPPSFKYKSGMYLFVKCPDVSPFEWHPFSITSAPGDDYLSVHIRTLGDWTSELRNLFGKACEAEVTSKKATLARLETTVVAHGLAEDTRFPKVFIDGPYGAPAQNYRKYDILLLIGLGIGATPFISILKDLLNNIKSNQEMESTHDTELGCSFKTNGPGRAYFYWVTREQGSFEWFKSVMNEVAESDRDDVIEMHNYLTSVYEEGDARSALIAMVQSLQHAKNGVDIVSGSKIRTHFARPNWRKVFSDLASAHKNSRIGVFYCGSPTLTKTLRDLSIEFSSTTTTRFHFHKENF